From a single Pseudodesulfovibrio sp. JC047 genomic region:
- a CDS encoding DUF362 domain-containing protein — translation MASKVFFWNLRATVKMPFGKRMRSLLKAVKGGQHIKDGDLTAIKLHFGEQGTTGFLRPLWIKPILDFVRESGGKPFLTDASTLYVGQRGEAVSHAMCAAHHGWDPLMLDAPVIIADGLRGEYEVPVPIGGKHIEDAYIAGSIAEADFMVTLNHFKGHEMAGYGGALKNIGMGAASKKGKMQQHFSTGPIINQDACTACGSCLKACKTGALYLEESTGKIALDAEKCVGCGGCFVACRHGGLEVDWKMGVQEFLERMMEYAKGVLATKETPSLHVNFVMDVVPDCDCVGFTDAPICPDIGVLVSFDPVAVDQASMDLVNAAQPLYPSQLPFGVTPGQNKFLAIHQHVPQAFGLDYAEEIGLGSREYELVNL, via the coding sequence ATGGCATCAAAGGTATTTTTCTGGAATTTACGGGCAACGGTCAAAATGCCCTTTGGCAAACGGATGCGGAGTTTGCTGAAAGCGGTTAAGGGTGGCCAACATATCAAGGATGGCGACCTGACGGCAATTAAACTACATTTTGGCGAACAGGGAACCACGGGATTTCTCCGGCCATTGTGGATCAAACCGATTCTGGATTTTGTTCGGGAATCAGGCGGCAAACCGTTTTTGACCGACGCATCCACACTGTACGTGGGCCAGCGAGGCGAAGCGGTTTCTCATGCCATGTGCGCGGCGCACCATGGATGGGACCCGCTGATGCTCGACGCTCCCGTCATTATCGCAGACGGACTGCGTGGCGAATATGAAGTACCTGTCCCGATTGGCGGCAAACATATCGAAGACGCCTATATTGCGGGCAGCATCGCAGAGGCTGACTTCATGGTGACGTTGAATCACTTCAAGGGCCATGAAATGGCCGGGTATGGCGGTGCGCTCAAGAATATTGGCATGGGCGCTGCCAGCAAAAAAGGCAAGATGCAGCAACATTTCTCCACAGGACCGATCATCAATCAGGACGCGTGTACCGCGTGTGGATCGTGCCTGAAGGCGTGTAAAACCGGCGCATTATACCTTGAAGAATCCACAGGAAAAATCGCCCTTGACGCTGAAAAATGTGTCGGTTGCGGCGGCTGCTTCGTGGCTTGCCGCCATGGTGGACTGGAAGTGGATTGGAAAATGGGCGTACAGGAATTCCTGGAACGAATGATGGAATATGCCAAAGGCGTTCTGGCGACCAAAGAGACCCCGAGTCTGCATGTCAATTTCGTGATGGATGTGGTGCCGGACTGTGACTGTGTCGGGTTTACCGATGCGCCCATCTGTCCTGATATCGGCGTGTTGGTAAGCTTTGACCCCGTCGCTGTGGACCAGGCGTCCATGGATCTGGTCAACGCCGCCCAGCCGTTGTATCCCAGCCAACTTCCCTTTGGCGTCACGCCGGGACAAAACAAGTTCCTGGCCATCCACCAGCATGTTCCGCAGGCGTTTGGCCTGGATTATGCGGAAGAAATCGGCCTTGGGTCGAGAGAATATGAACTGGTAAATCTTTAG
- a CDS encoding methyl-accepting chemotaxis protein, which produces MRFKDWNLKYKILLPTFFVIFVVMTASTVILTLKAQNMAVEQAEENANRLAYGHSLEVGESMDLAMTATRTMAAAYEQAVNYTTIPDREYLDAFVIDVLERHEELAGAWCTFLPGKFDDREEEYRDTYKGTYRTWYHRDGGKIASSFAGISGFENEEWFVKPMAGSVETIAEPYPWDVDGKRFWLASTGHPVKKDGKNIGIVGVDFYLNDLQKIVNEIKPFETGYAFLMTNKGTVVAHPDADKTGKNISDFMGNEEASHVGRAVKAGTYYSHETVTSTGDWYISLAPISIGRTGEPWSLAVAVPMDTVREQADSFAYMSGIMAVIAIAILFVVLLVIAKIITTPILKGISLAQSLSEGDLTKDIDVDQKDEIGALATALRTMTSQLKNVIGSVSSSTENVASGSEELAASSQSMAEGASEQAANVEEVSASMEEMASNIQANAENAGKTEIIARTAAQRAEESGVAVSQAMHAMTDIAEKISVIEDIARQTNLLALNAAIEAARAGEHGKGFAVVAAEVRKLAERSGVAASEISELSTSTVQVAEDAGGKLDQLVPEIQETAKLIQEITTASNEQSAGVEQINAAIQQLDQIIQQNASSSEEVASTSESLASEGAHLQQAISFFKLGSESRHITQQSVVKRPTSLRLEAASSKPTSTGMELDMGDSNEFERF; this is translated from the coding sequence ATGCGTTTCAAGGATTGGAATCTCAAGTACAAGATTTTGTTGCCAACGTTTTTTGTCATCTTCGTTGTCATGACAGCAAGTACCGTTATTCTCACGCTGAAAGCGCAAAATATGGCCGTTGAGCAGGCCGAGGAAAACGCGAATCGCTTGGCTTATGGGCATAGTTTGGAGGTCGGGGAGTCAATGGATCTGGCCATGACAGCCACACGCACCATGGCGGCAGCCTATGAGCAGGCCGTCAATTACACCACCATTCCCGATCGGGAATATCTGGATGCCTTTGTCATCGATGTGCTGGAACGGCATGAGGAATTGGCGGGTGCATGGTGTACTTTTCTTCCCGGCAAATTTGATGATCGAGAGGAAGAGTATCGGGATACGTACAAGGGGACGTACCGCACCTGGTATCACCGTGATGGGGGGAAAATCGCTTCGAGCTTTGCCGGAATCAGTGGATTTGAAAATGAAGAATGGTTTGTAAAGCCCATGGCCGGCTCGGTTGAAACCATTGCGGAACCCTATCCATGGGACGTTGATGGCAAACGATTCTGGCTCGCGTCCACCGGGCACCCTGTCAAAAAGGATGGAAAGAATATCGGTATTGTCGGTGTTGATTTTTACCTCAATGATCTTCAGAAAATTGTTAACGAGATCAAGCCGTTTGAGACGGGCTATGCCTTTCTCATGACGAACAAGGGGACGGTTGTCGCGCATCCTGATGCGGATAAGACAGGGAAGAATATCAGTGATTTCATGGGGAATGAGGAAGCCAGTCACGTGGGGCGCGCTGTCAAGGCCGGGACGTATTATTCTCATGAAACCGTGACCTCCACTGGAGATTGGTATATTTCTCTGGCTCCCATTTCCATCGGTCGGACTGGAGAGCCATGGAGTCTCGCTGTTGCTGTGCCAATGGACACGGTGCGTGAACAGGCTGATTCCTTTGCGTACATGTCCGGCATCATGGCCGTCATTGCCATCGCCATTCTTTTCGTGGTCCTTCTCGTGATTGCCAAAATTATTACGACACCGATTCTCAAGGGCATTTCGTTGGCACAGAGCCTGTCCGAAGGTGATTTGACCAAGGATATCGATGTCGATCAAAAAGACGAAATAGGTGCTCTTGCCACTGCCTTGCGGACCATGACGTCGCAACTGAAAAATGTAATTGGTTCGGTGAGTTCATCCACGGAGAATGTGGCCTCAGGCAGCGAAGAGCTTGCGGCGTCCTCGCAGAGCATGGCGGAGGGTGCGTCAGAGCAGGCCGCCAATGTCGAGGAAGTTTCCGCGTCCATGGAGGAAATGGCGTCCAATATTCAGGCAAATGCGGAGAATGCGGGCAAGACGGAAATAATTGCTCGCACGGCAGCGCAAAGGGCCGAAGAAAGTGGTGTCGCGGTTTCGCAGGCCATGCACGCCATGACGGACATTGCCGAAAAGATATCGGTCATCGAAGACATCGCTCGTCAGACAAATCTGTTGGCGCTCAATGCGGCTATCGAGGCCGCCCGAGCCGGGGAACATGGGAAGGGATTTGCCGTGGTCGCCGCTGAAGTGCGGAAGCTCGCTGAACGGAGTGGAGTGGCCGCATCCGAGATCAGTGAATTATCCACGTCCACGGTCCAGGTGGCTGAAGATGCGGGTGGTAAACTCGATCAACTGGTGCCGGAAATTCAGGAAACAGCCAAATTGATTCAGGAAATTACGACAGCGTCCAATGAGCAGAGTGCCGGCGTCGAACAGATCAATGCCGCGATTCAGCAACTGGATCAGATTATTCAACAAAACGCTTCGTCTTCAGAGGAAGTCGCATCCACATCGGAAAGTCTTGCTAGTGAAGGTGCGCATCTGCAACAGGCGATTAGTTTCTTCAAGCTTGGATCAGAGAGCCGACACATCACACAGCAGTCGGTGGTCAAACGGCCAACATCCCTTCGGCTCGAAGCCGCTTCTTCCAAGCCGACGTCCACGGGCATGGAACTCGACATGGGAGACAGCAACGAGTTCGAGCGGTTTTAA
- a CDS encoding HAD family hydrolase gives MSKLDAIIFDFDGTLADVSLDFDRMKIKIAALGEVFMDERPVPNAKPALEWLEELAGSVMERDRAEGLEFLSRGRLVITAMELDAARDGALFDFTRPVLADLERRGIAVGVISRNISAAVKTVFPDIEQHTRVFIPREDASQVKPNPAHLHQALSAINADTRSALMVGDHPMDVETGHRAGTLSAAVTSGSSRATAFVGHEPDFICADVAALMEELASVNLI, from the coding sequence ATGTCCAAACTCGATGCCATTATCTTTGATTTTGACGGCACATTGGCCGACGTGTCTCTGGATTTTGATCGCATGAAGATCAAGATTGCGGCACTGGGCGAGGTTTTCATGGACGAACGGCCGGTTCCCAATGCCAAGCCCGCGCTTGAGTGGCTGGAAGAGCTTGCCGGGAGCGTCATGGAACGCGATCGAGCCGAAGGGCTGGAGTTTCTCTCTCGCGGCCGGCTGGTCATCACGGCCATGGAGCTGGACGCGGCCCGGGATGGTGCGCTTTTTGATTTCACCCGCCCCGTGCTTGCTGACCTGGAACGCCGGGGAATCGCTGTTGGCGTTATTTCTCGAAATATTTCGGCAGCCGTCAAAACGGTTTTTCCGGATATCGAACAGCACACGCGAGTCTTCATCCCGCGTGAAGATGCTTCACAGGTCAAACCGAATCCCGCCCATTTGCATCAGGCCCTTTCGGCCATCAATGCCGACACTCGGAGTGCGCTCATGGTCGGCGATCATCCCATGGATGTGGAAACCGGCCACCGGGCTGGAACCCTGTCCGCCGCTGTGACCAGCGGCAGCTCTCGTGCCACGGCTTTTGTCGGGCATGAGCCTGATTTCATCTGCGCCGATGTTGCGGCACTCATGGAAGAACTCGCCTCAGTCAATCTCATCTGA
- a CDS encoding deoxyribonuclease IV, producing MYLGAHMSIAGGLYMAFDRIGAVGGTALQIFTRNQRQWKIPPLSGYDIDLFAEAWSRWGDYPISAHDSYLINLASNKSEQVERSILAFSEELRRIEALSIPWLVTHPGSHLGTGVEAGIERYAANLDRAIEQSGTASATVLLETTAGQGTNLGATFEELAEIIRLSKYPDRLGVCYDTCHTFAAGYDIRTPETYGATFDAFDRIIGLDRLQFFHVNDTKNEFDSHKDRHEHIGKGTIGLDGFRLLMQDQQFAAVPKTLETPKDADLQDDVQNLRTLRELAEKA from the coding sequence ATGTATTTGGGTGCCCATATGTCCATTGCCGGTGGGCTGTACATGGCCTTTGACCGCATTGGGGCTGTCGGCGGCACCGCATTGCAGATATTTACCCGGAATCAGCGGCAGTGGAAGATTCCGCCGCTGTCCGGGTATGACATCGATCTTTTTGCTGAAGCGTGGAGCCGTTGGGGCGACTATCCGATCTCGGCGCATGATTCTTATCTCATCAATCTTGCGTCCAACAAATCGGAACAGGTCGAACGATCCATTCTGGCTTTTTCCGAAGAACTTCGTCGCATCGAAGCCCTGTCCATCCCCTGGCTGGTGACACATCCGGGATCACATCTCGGCACTGGTGTCGAGGCCGGGATTGAACGGTACGCAGCCAATCTGGATAGAGCCATCGAGCAATCCGGGACCGCGTCGGCCACCGTCCTGCTCGAAACCACGGCAGGGCAGGGGACCAACCTCGGGGCTACCTTCGAGGAATTGGCCGAGATCATCCGACTGTCAAAATATCCTGATCGATTGGGCGTGTGTTATGACACCTGTCATACCTTTGCCGCTGGCTACGATATTCGCACGCCGGAGACGTATGGTGCGACGTTTGACGCGTTTGATCGGATCATCGGGCTGGATCGGCTGCAATTTTTTCATGTGAACGATACCAAAAACGAATTCGATTCGCATAAGGACCGGCACGAACACATCGGAAAAGGGACTATCGGATTGGACGGTTTCCGGTTGCTCATGCAGGATCAACAGTTTGCCGCTGTTCCCAAGACACTCGAAACGCCCAAGGATGCAGACTTGCAGGACGATGTCCAAAATCTGCGAACCTTGCGCGAACTCGCTGAAAAAGCATAG
- the zupT gene encoding zinc transporter ZupT, with amino-acid sequence MDTQTVLFAFGLTVFAGLSTGIGSAIAFFARQTNTKFLSLALGFSAGVMIYVSFVEILVKAKDALTSELGEVTASWVTVLSFFGGIALIAIIDKCVPSYENPHEMHFIEEMEQGKENLPKDETHNFDKLRRTGIFAAIAIAIHNFPEGLATFSAALTDPALGIAIAVAIAIHNIPEGIAVSIPLFYATGDRKKAFFYSFLSGLSEPVGALIGYLILMPFFSPTLFGVLFAGVAGIMVFISFDELLPAAEEFGEHHLSVYGLIAGMAVMALSLLLFL; translated from the coding sequence ATGGATACCCAAACAGTCCTTTTCGCATTCGGCCTGACCGTGTTTGCCGGTTTGTCGACCGGCATCGGCTCTGCCATCGCTTTTTTTGCCCGGCAGACCAATACCAAATTTTTGTCCCTGGCCCTTGGTTTTTCCGCCGGGGTGATGATTTATGTTTCCTTTGTGGAAATATTGGTCAAGGCCAAAGACGCTTTGACCTCGGAGCTCGGTGAGGTCACGGCCTCATGGGTGACGGTCCTTTCCTTTTTTGGTGGCATCGCTTTGATTGCCATCATCGACAAATGCGTTCCCAGTTATGAGAATCCGCATGAAATGCATTTCATTGAAGAAATGGAGCAGGGAAAGGAAAATTTGCCCAAGGACGAAACCCACAATTTTGACAAGCTCAGGCGGACGGGTATTTTCGCGGCCATTGCCATTGCCATTCATAATTTTCCGGAAGGACTGGCCACCTTTTCGGCCGCGTTGACTGACCCGGCGTTGGGCATCGCCATTGCCGTGGCCATCGCCATCCACAACATCCCCGAAGGAATCGCGGTGTCCATTCCGCTCTTTTACGCCACAGGTGATCGGAAAAAGGCCTTTTTCTATTCTTTCCTGTCGGGTTTGTCCGAACCTGTCGGCGCACTCATCGGGTACCTTATCCTGATGCCCTTTTTTTCGCCTACGCTTTTCGGCGTGCTTTTTGCCGGGGTCGCCGGAATCATGGTGTTTATTTCCTTTGACGAATTGCTTCCCGCAGCCGAGGAATTCGGTGAACACCACCTTTCCGTGTACGGCCTGATTGCCGGTATGGCGGTCATGGCGCTCTCGCTCCTTCTTTTCCTGTAG
- a CDS encoding zinc ABC transporter substrate-binding protein, with product MTPLKILAGMFALILLTTPAQAEPLSVTVSIAPLKYFTESIGGDRISVEVMVQPGASPATYEPKPRQMVALSAARLYLAIGVPFERTWLPRIQSANPDMPVVNVASGLDLMPMATHRHDADHEKSHGHTHGDAHDGRIMDPHVWNSPAMVRQMAQAILTALTHVDPEGQAIYQKGYTDFLATVQNVDTQIKGLLGTAKGGHFLTYHPSWGYFARDYGLIQVPVEMEGKNPGPKELAAVINLATEESITAIFVQPQFSAKSARIIAEAIHGQVVEADPLAEEWADNMVMIARQFSEALR from the coding sequence ATGACACCTTTGAAAATCCTTGCGGGAATGTTTGCATTGATACTGCTGACGACTCCGGCCCAGGCTGAACCGCTGTCCGTCACGGTCTCCATTGCCCCACTCAAATATTTTACGGAATCCATCGGCGGAGACCGGATCTCGGTCGAAGTCATGGTGCAACCAGGAGCCAGTCCGGCCACTTATGAGCCGAAACCTCGGCAGATGGTTGCCTTGAGTGCCGCCCGGCTCTATCTGGCTATCGGCGTTCCCTTTGAACGAACCTGGCTGCCTCGCATTCAGAGTGCCAATCCCGACATGCCCGTGGTCAACGTCGCATCAGGGCTGGATTTGATGCCCATGGCAACACATCGGCACGATGCTGACCATGAAAAAAGCCATGGGCACACTCACGGTGATGCCCATGACGGCCGTATCATGGACCCGCATGTCTGGAATTCTCCAGCCATGGTCCGCCAGATGGCACAGGCCATCCTGACTGCCCTGACACACGTCGATCCCGAGGGCCAAGCCATTTATCAAAAAGGATATACTGATTTTCTCGCCACGGTGCAGAATGTTGACACCCAAATCAAGGGATTGCTGGGCACTGCCAAGGGCGGACATTTCCTGACCTATCACCCATCATGGGGCTACTTTGCCCGGGACTACGGATTGATTCAGGTGCCGGTTGAAATGGAAGGGAAAAACCCGGGTCCCAAGGAATTGGCCGCTGTGATCAATCTGGCCACCGAAGAATCCATCACGGCAATCTTCGTGCAGCCGCAATTTTCGGCAAAATCCGCACGGATCATTGCCGAGGCCATTCACGGTCAGGTGGTCGAAGCCGACCCGCTGGCGGAAGAGTGGGCGGACAACATGGTCATGATCGCCAGACAGTTCAGCGAAGCACTTCGCTGA
- the rlmN gene encoding 23S rRNA (adenine(2503)-C(2))-methyltransferase RlmN produces MQNLIELTKNDLEAFVAEDLKEPRFRTEQIWQWLWQKRVRSIDAMTNLSKSLREKVATMATIAWPEIARVATSKDGTIKLLLRMGDGALIETVLIPMNDRYSQCLSTQVGCAMACTFCNTGKLGFERNLTYGEIMGQILVGRQYLEDQGLNPLKNLVFMGMGEPLLNLDTLIKVLTDLPCERGLSLSWRRSMVSTVGFPDKLKILGDLEIALPAISLHAPTQELRAKIMPKAAKVHLDDLMASLKVYPMRSRERITFEYLLLKGVNDSMEHADQLARLIDRRKGKINLIAYNATEGMPYDAPDRAQVEAFEKRLWDHGMTAFIRRSMGSDIKAACGQLKADSI; encoded by the coding sequence ATGCAAAATCTTATTGAATTGACAAAAAATGACCTTGAGGCGTTCGTTGCCGAAGATCTGAAGGAACCCCGTTTTCGGACGGAGCAGATTTGGCAATGGCTGTGGCAGAAACGCGTCCGTTCCATCGACGCTATGACCAACCTGTCGAAATCACTCCGGGAAAAGGTCGCGACCATGGCGACCATTGCCTGGCCGGAAATCGCCAGGGTTGCCACCAGCAAGGATGGCACCATCAAATTGCTGTTGCGTATGGGAGACGGCGCGCTCATCGAGACCGTGCTCATTCCCATGAATGACCGCTACTCCCAGTGCCTGTCCACACAAGTGGGCTGCGCCATGGCGTGTACCTTCTGCAACACCGGCAAGCTCGGATTCGAGCGCAATCTGACCTATGGTGAAATCATGGGACAGATTCTGGTGGGCCGCCAATATCTGGAAGATCAGGGACTGAACCCGCTCAAGAACCTGGTGTTCATGGGCATGGGAGAGCCGCTGCTCAATCTCGATACGCTTATTAAGGTATTGACTGATTTGCCGTGCGAACGGGGCCTGTCTCTGTCGTGGCGTCGGTCCATGGTGTCCACGGTCGGTTTCCCCGACAAGCTCAAGATTCTGGGCGACCTCGAAATCGCTCTGCCAGCCATTTCTCTGCACGCCCCCACCCAGGAGCTGCGTGCCAAGATCATGCCCAAGGCCGCCAAGGTCCATCTGGACGATCTCATGGCGAGCCTCAAAGTGTACCCCATGCGCTCTCGCGAACGGATTACCTTTGAGTATCTGCTTCTCAAGGGCGTCAACGATTCAATGGAACACGCCGACCAACTGGCCAGACTCATTGACCGGAGAAAAGGCAAGATCAACCTGATCGCCTACAATGCGACAGAGGGAATGCCCTATGACGCGCCGGATCGGGCACAGGTCGAAGCCTTTGAAAAACGGCTGTGGGATCACGGAATGACCGCGTTCATCCGCCGTTCCATGGGATCGGACATCAAGGCCGCCTGCGGCCAGCTCAAGGCTGACAGTATCTGA
- a CDS encoding portal protein: MDATERARSLLTRFSGLEELRQPWVSSWQELTEYMLPRKNSFTALGGVSSFRGQTGDERIFDSTPMYALELLASSLGGLLTNPSLPWFDISVKDRQLADSSEVRAFLQEARERMVSVFNAEDSGFQTHVHELYLDVALLGTAVMYVEADTTTFVRFSTRPLGEVYVAESIRGQVDTVYRKYEISTRQAIQEWGSRCSDETKRKAEDKPDEPVEILHAVYPRSDRNPTGFGVANFPYASVYMETKNNHIVEESGYLEMPYMVPRWAKATGETYGRGPGQTALSDTRVLNAMARTALMAAEKMSDPLLMVPDDGFLGPVRSGPGGLSYYRAGSSDRIEALPVHVDLGATEEMMNQRRESIRRIFLSDQIAPEGPAVTATEAVIRQSEKMRVLGPVLGRLQTEFLSPLIKRVFRIMLRCGGLPPFPEGLSPEDLDVHYTSPVARAQKQYEAQGLSQTMEYLSPLVGGADAFGIMDNFDTDRVARHVAELFDTPSDYLKPQEDVAAVREGKSKTASGAQTTALVTSMATIAKTLSESYTDRPNVLTELWGLLTGVLGINGPPPEHMVPDPNVDSSSIMSPGQAMQPGQKPMTMEDHHG; encoded by the coding sequence ATGGACGCAACAGAACGTGCTCGTTCCCTGCTGACACGATTCAGCGGATTGGAAGAGCTTCGACAGCCATGGGTCAGTTCCTGGCAGGAGCTGACCGAGTACATGCTGCCTCGCAAGAACAGTTTCACCGCACTCGGTGGGGTCTCCTCATTTCGCGGTCAGACGGGCGATGAACGCATTTTCGATTCCACTCCCATGTATGCGCTGGAGCTTTTGGCGTCATCATTGGGCGGGTTGCTGACCAATCCGTCGCTGCCGTGGTTCGATATCTCGGTCAAGGATCGACAGTTGGCTGACAGCAGCGAAGTGCGGGCCTTCCTTCAGGAGGCGCGTGAACGGATGGTGTCGGTGTTCAATGCCGAGGATTCCGGGTTTCAGACCCATGTCCACGAATTGTATCTGGACGTGGCACTGCTTGGAACAGCGGTCATGTATGTGGAGGCGGACACCACCACCTTTGTCCGGTTTTCCACTCGTCCATTGGGTGAAGTCTATGTGGCCGAATCCATTCGAGGACAGGTGGACACCGTGTATCGCAAGTACGAGATATCGACTCGGCAGGCGATTCAGGAGTGGGGGAGCCGCTGTTCGGACGAAACCAAGCGCAAGGCCGAGGACAAGCCGGATGAACCCGTGGAAATTCTCCATGCGGTCTATCCTCGTTCCGATCGAAATCCGACGGGATTTGGGGTGGCGAACTTTCCCTATGCCAGCGTGTATATGGAAACAAAAAACAATCATATCGTGGAGGAGAGCGGGTATCTGGAAATGCCGTACATGGTCCCCCGATGGGCCAAGGCCACCGGAGAAACCTATGGTCGCGGCCCGGGGCAGACTGCCTTGTCCGATACCCGGGTGCTCAATGCCATGGCGCGAACTGCGCTCATGGCTGCGGAAAAGATGTCCGACCCGCTGCTCATGGTACCGGACGATGGATTCCTTGGGCCGGTCCGATCCGGTCCAGGCGGGTTGTCGTATTATCGGGCAGGATCATCCGATCGGATCGAGGCCCTGCCGGTGCATGTGGATCTCGGAGCGACCGAAGAGATGATGAATCAACGTCGCGAATCCATCCGGCGTATCTTTCTCAGCGATCAGATCGCTCCGGAAGGCCCGGCTGTCACCGCCACCGAAGCGGTCATCCGTCAGTCCGAGAAGATGCGGGTGCTTGGTCCCGTACTGGGCAGATTGCAAACTGAATTCCTCAGTCCGCTGATCAAGCGGGTTTTCCGTATCATGCTTCGTTGTGGTGGATTGCCGCCGTTCCCGGAAGGGCTATCCCCCGAGGACTTGGATGTGCACTACACCTCGCCGGTCGCTCGTGCCCAGAAGCAATATGAGGCGCAGGGACTCTCCCAGACCATGGAATACCTCAGCCCGCTGGTGGGCGGAGCCGATGCTTTTGGCATCATGGACAACTTCGATACGGACCGGGTGGCCCGGCATGTGGCTGAACTCTTTGACACGCCGTCGGACTATTTGAAGCCGCAGGAAGACGTTGCCGCTGTACGTGAAGGCAAGAGCAAAACGGCCAGCGGTGCCCAGACAACGGCGTTGGTGACCAGCATGGCCACCATCGCCAAGACCTTGTCCGAGTCCTACACGGATCGGCCCAATGTCCTGACAGAACTTTGGGGATTGCTCACCGGAGTGCTGGGAATCAACGGGCCGCCGCCGGAACATATGGTCCCGGACCCGAATGTCGATTCGTCCTCGATCATGTCGCCCGGGCAGGCCATGCAGCCGGGGCAGAAACCGATGACCATGGAGGATCACCATGGCTGA
- a CDS encoding universal stress protein codes for MQKELLLAIGDDRAASFNLRFLKELFDNFCDIKLTLFYVAPKSASWAMHEENLVPAGDDLVEFMAHKKDKGKKALVESRQWLKDMTGCPDDNVRIKVIHSRKGTVRELIEECRSGLYDAMLLGRKAFSWFEAVFENSVCHELIWQDIDFPIWVCKRPTGEPRHDVLLCLDGSDASLRMADHASYMLADETKHAFTLFHTVPKEAEIAVSDPIFNAAVEVMERNGVTRERIVFKPVVERNVVKAIVQETAQHPYAAVGVGRHGTTRQGTKENLFPTSVSINLLRQLPDTALWVSK; via the coding sequence ATGCAAAAGGAACTCTTGCTCGCCATCGGCGATGACCGCGCCGCCTCGTTTAATTTGCGTTTTCTCAAAGAACTTTTTGATAATTTTTGTGACATCAAGTTGACGCTTTTTTATGTCGCTCCCAAGTCCGCTTCCTGGGCCATGCACGAGGAAAATCTGGTGCCGGCCGGTGATGATCTTGTGGAATTCATGGCTCACAAGAAGGACAAGGGGAAAAAAGCCCTTGTCGAGTCCCGGCAGTGGCTCAAGGATATGACCGGGTGCCCTGATGACAATGTTCGGATCAAAGTCATTCATTCCAGAAAAGGCACGGTTCGAGAATTGATCGAGGAGTGTCGAAGCGGGCTGTATGATGCCATGCTCCTTGGCCGGAAGGCTTTTTCGTGGTTCGAAGCGGTGTTCGAAAATTCCGTGTGTCACGAATTGATCTGGCAGGACATTGATTTTCCCATCTGGGTGTGCAAGCGGCCCACTGGCGAACCGCGTCACGATGTATTGCTCTGTCTGGATGGTTCCGATGCCAGCCTGCGCATGGCGGATCACGCCTCATACATGTTGGCTGACGAGACAAAACACGCCTTCACGCTGTTCCATACCGTGCCGAAAGAGGCTGAAATCGCAGTGTCCGATCCGATTTTCAATGCGGCGGTGGAGGTCATGGAACGCAACGGTGTCACCCGCGAACGGATTGTCTTCAAGCCCGTGGTGGAAAGGAACGTGGTCAAGGCCATTGTACAGGAAACGGCTCAGCACCCATATGCGGCGGTGGGCGTTGGTCGTCATGGTACCACCAGACAGGGCACGAAGGAAAACCTGTTTCCAACCTCGGTGTCCATCAATCTTTTGCGACAGCTTCCTGACACGGCCCTGTGGGTGAGCAAGTAG
- a CDS encoding DUF4390 domain-containing protein: MALKIMTDIAPQRIGIVFGAILIALILATNASAQSLSLMAPSLANVDGRLTARFGVTVEEKPVLKGELEDGAVLVLKCSVKLFEESTYWLDSEISSELFESQLEFDPLTQEFVMTLPGRETPLRNKNLGHLLDQGWSVIEAGLGSWALLDRGTKYSLRLHTSMTEKDAPEGFMRYVYFWSWDAGANNSFQLDFTY; this comes from the coding sequence ATGGCCTTGAAGATAATGACAGACATTGCCCCCCAGCGAATCGGGATTGTTTTCGGAGCCATCCTGATCGCACTCATACTTGCCACAAACGCCTCCGCCCAGAGCCTGAGCCTCATGGCCCCGTCCCTTGCCAATGTGGATGGTCGCCTGACCGCCCGATTCGGTGTGACTGTGGAAGAAAAACCCGTGCTCAAGGGAGAGCTTGAAGACGGGGCTGTCCTGGTGTTGAAATGCTCGGTGAAACTCTTTGAAGAAAGCACATATTGGCTCGACAGCGAGATCTCTTCCGAACTGTTTGAAAGCCAATTGGAATTCGATCCACTGACACAGGAATTCGTCATGACACTTCCGGGTCGGGAAACACCGTTGCGCAACAAGAATCTGGGCCATCTGCTGGATCAGGGGTGGAGCGTGATCGAAGCGGGACTGGGGTCGTGGGCACTGTTGGACAGGGGCACGAAATACAGTCTGCGGCTACACACCTCCATGACCGAAAAAGACGCGCCTGAAGGATTCATGCGATACGTTTATTTCTGGTCCTGGGATGCCGGAGCCAACAACTCGTTTCAGCTCGACTTTACCTACTAG